In Rickettsiella endosymbiont of Aleochara curtula, one genomic interval encodes:
- the ubiG gene encoding bifunctional 2-polyprenyl-6-hydroxyphenol methylase/3-demethylubiquinol 3-O-methyltransferase UbiG — protein sequence MSASNSDYAEISKFTLMAEQWWDTEGICKPLHLINPLRLEFILAQQTLQGQKIIDIGCGGGILTEAMAKIGAQVTGIDKSAALIEVAQKHAADNQLPIKYSLTDAESFATKHSQSFDVVCCMELLEHVPDPCSLIQACSDLAKPGASIFFSTINRNPRAYLLAILGAEYFLKLLPRGTHDYKKFIRPSELATAARQANLGLKKFQGIYYNPLIQYYALGKDINVNYLAAFKKRT from the coding sequence ATGTCAGCTTCTAATAGCGATTATGCAGAAATCAGCAAATTTACGCTTATGGCTGAGCAATGGTGGGATACTGAGGGCATATGTAAACCCTTACATCTCATCAACCCCCTGCGCTTAGAATTTATATTGGCACAACAAACCTTACAAGGTCAAAAAATAATCGATATCGGTTGTGGTGGTGGAATATTAACCGAAGCAATGGCTAAAATAGGTGCACAAGTCACCGGTATTGATAAAAGCGCTGCCCTTATAGAGGTTGCTCAGAAACATGCTGCAGACAATCAACTCCCAATCAAATATTCACTTACCGATGCAGAATCCTTCGCTACAAAGCATAGTCAGTCCTTTGATGTGGTGTGCTGCATGGAGCTATTAGAACATGTTCCTGACCCCTGCTCGCTCATACAAGCTTGTAGTGACTTAGCTAAACCAGGCGCTAGTATTTTTTTTTCTACTATTAACCGTAATCCGCGCGCTTACTTATTAGCTATACTCGGCGCAGAATATTTCTTAAAACTGTTACCCCGAGGGACGCATGATTATAAAAAATTTATCCGTCCTTCTGAATTAGCTACTGCAGCCCGGCAAGCTAATTTAGGGCTGAAAAAGTTCCAAGGGATCTATTATAATCCCTTAATTCAATATTATGCCTTAGGAAAAGATATCAATGTCAATTATCTTGCTGCTTTCAAAAAGCGGACTTAA
- a CDS encoding acyl-CoA thioesterase — translation MTTNLLEPTLRVKTRPNDANKAGDIFGGWLMSQIDIAGAIAAAQRAKGPVVTVAVKELKFLQPLFIYDIASFYTKIIGVGKTSVTIEVEVYAERYQEGINAPTRIKVSEASLVYVAVSKPGEKRLVPDE, via the coding sequence ATGACAACTAATTTGCTAGAGCCTACCTTACGTGTAAAAACCAGGCCTAATGATGCCAATAAAGCGGGCGATATTTTTGGTGGTTGGTTGATGTCACAAATCGATATTGCTGGGGCAATTGCTGCGGCGCAACGTGCGAAAGGACCCGTTGTTACGGTTGCAGTCAAGGAATTAAAATTCTTACAACCTTTATTTATTTACGATATCGCCAGTTTCTATACCAAAATTATTGGGGTAGGTAAAACTTCGGTAACTATTGAAGTAGAGGTCTATGCAGAACGTTACCAAGAGGGTATAAACGCACCTACTCGGATTAAAGTTTCAGAAGCAAGCCTGGTTTATGTAGCCGTATCAAAACCTGGAGAAAAACGTTTAGTACCAGATGAATAA
- a CDS encoding HAD-IA family hydrolase, which yields MPFSTLNMRIKGILFDLDGTLLDTAADLTAALNQVLISQQAKPLSVNHVRPAISSGVAGLLKLGMGVDTQDPTFPSLRKQFLDYYTQHICVHTHLFPGVNTLTNYLQDEKWPWGIVTNKSAILTKQLIKKFPLLNKAKCIIAGDTLKYSKPHPQPLLHACKCIACLPEHCVYVGDAKRDVEAANAAGMYSLIALYGYINSKDDVNTWGATAKISSPLEIIEYLGQFHSRR from the coding sequence ATGCCATTTTCAACACTAAATATGAGAATAAAAGGAATACTTTTTGATCTCGATGGGACCTTACTAGACACCGCTGCCGACTTAACGGCTGCTCTCAATCAAGTTTTAATCTCACAACAAGCAAAACCTTTATCTGTTAATCACGTTCGTCCGGCAATATCTTCCGGAGTAGCTGGTTTATTAAAGCTAGGGATGGGGGTCGACACACAAGATCCGACTTTCCCTAGCTTGCGCAAACAATTCCTCGATTATTATACCCAACATATTTGTGTGCACACTCATTTATTTCCAGGTGTAAACACTTTAACTAATTACTTACAAGATGAAAAATGGCCATGGGGTATTGTCACTAATAAATCTGCTATTTTAACCAAGCAATTAATAAAGAAATTCCCTCTACTTAATAAAGCTAAATGTATTATCGCCGGAGATACACTTAAATATAGCAAACCTCATCCTCAGCCATTGTTGCATGCCTGCAAATGCATAGCTTGTCTTCCAGAGCACTGCGTTTACGTGGGTGATGCCAAGCGCGATGTTGAAGCCGCCAACGCTGCCGGCATGTATAGTCTCATTGCATTATACGGTTACATCAATAGTAAAGATGATGTTAATACGTGGGGCGCCACTGCCAAGATTTCCTCACCACTCGAAATTATTGAATACTTAGGTCAATTTCATTCCCGGCGGTAA
- the minD gene encoding septum site-determining protein MinD, which yields MAEIIVITSGKGGVGKTTSSAAMAAGLAFRGFKTVVIDFDIGLRNLDLIMGCERRVVFDFVNVIRGEANIKQALIKDKRLENLYILPASQTRDKDALTKEGVEKILEELKKDFDYIICDSPAGIERGATLAMYFADTAIVVSNPEVSSVRDSDRMLGILDSKSRRAELGLEPVKQHLLLTRYSLTRVERGDMLSVDDVLDILSIPLLSVIPESQAVLRASNAGVPVTLNGESDAHQAYADAVSRLLGEEVPFKFIKLEKKGLLRRLFGREELAT from the coding sequence TTGGCTGAAATTATTGTGATTACCTCTGGAAAGGGCGGTGTCGGTAAAACGACAAGTAGTGCGGCAATGGCAGCTGGTCTTGCCTTTCGCGGTTTTAAAACAGTCGTTATTGATTTTGATATTGGTTTACGTAATCTCGATCTGATTATGGGTTGTGAGCGGCGCGTTGTTTTTGATTTCGTGAATGTGATTCGCGGCGAAGCGAATATTAAACAAGCCTTAATTAAAGATAAAAGGCTCGAAAATCTTTATATTCTACCCGCATCACAGACGCGTGATAAAGATGCCTTGACCAAAGAAGGTGTGGAAAAAATTTTAGAAGAGCTCAAAAAAGATTTTGATTATATTATTTGTGATTCACCTGCCGGAATAGAGCGTGGTGCAACCTTAGCCATGTATTTTGCTGATACGGCTATTGTCGTCAGTAACCCAGAAGTTTCTTCTGTCAGAGATTCCGATAGAATGTTGGGAATTCTCGATAGTAAATCAAGACGCGCTGAATTAGGTCTTGAACCAGTAAAACAACATTTACTCTTGACGCGTTATTCTTTAACCCGCGTTGAGAGGGGTGATATGCTTAGCGTCGATGATGTCTTGGATATACTATCTATTCCCTTGCTGAGTGTTATTCCAGAGTCACAAGCGGTATTACGTGCTTCTAATGCAGGTGTTCCAGTGACATTGAACGGAGAAAGCGATGCTCATCAGGCTTATGCCGATGCAGTCTCTCGTTTATTAGGCGAAGAAGTCCCTTTTAAATTTATTAAATTAGAAAAGAAAGGTTTGTTACGTCGCCTCTTTGGCCGCGAGGAGTTAGCGACATGA
- the minE gene encoding cell division topological specificity factor MinE — translation MSLLNYIFRNKPKNTATLAKERLQIIVSHERRTENNSDFLPKLQQELIEVIAKYVDIDQDQVKVELERTGNCSILELNITLPNAEITIGSGV, via the coding sequence ATGAGCTTGTTAAATTATATTTTTAGAAACAAACCTAAAAATACCGCGACACTTGCCAAAGAGCGTTTGCAGATTATTGTATCTCATGAACGTAGAACCGAGAATAATTCTGACTTTTTGCCAAAATTGCAACAGGAATTGATTGAAGTTATTGCTAAATATGTTGATATCGATCAAGACCAAGTGAAGGTTGAACTGGAACGAACTGGGAACTGCTCGATACTAGAATTAAATATAACGCTACCTAATGCAGAAATCACTATAGGTAGTGGAGTTTAG
- a CDS encoding NAD-glutamate dehydrogenase: protein MNNLTNRVYKSIIDKILRFALQKVPKEQSKLFTAFAKQYYAHTDLETLESRSAENLAAALASHWRLIYQRLPGQAKIRVYNPSLEKDGWESKYSIVQIVAKDKPFLVDSTRMEINRQGFNIFFNIHFGNIKLRRDQQGKVIEVLPYDAIADQQTEALIYLEIDKAANTETLNKLAKKLEKVLEQVSLVVNDWPEMRSRMQSCLKELEQNSPPYDPEDVAESKDFLAWLLNDHFTFLGCRDYDLSKDHKTLRMIKKSGLGVLRDETKSKEEKPLTELPPEARRLAFSPQVLVISKTNSKSRVHRSVYADYIGVKRFNEQGELIGERRFIGLYTSTVYHSDPRSIPLIRRKIQLILQNSNLPLKGHAGKALLDILSSLPRDDLFQASVKELTQLALGILHIQEQRTVRLFVRQDNYRRFISCLVYLPKEQLNTDLQRQMEKILVREFSGIEIGFSTLFGDSNLARIHFLIRTDPKKDLTYEVKKIEAQLVEVARSWKEELRQALIEYYGEQDGARLLQKYMYAFPSGYRDTFAANIAVHDIEQLEKISSEHPLEMNFYPSANEKGVPLRFKLFQAGKPIILSDALPVLENMGLRVMDEWPQEITLPDGRRIWINDFGVKPVHIDDVDVSQVKEIFQEAFSKIWSGEVENDGFNRLILAGQLTWREVSILRAYTKYLRQISVPFSQAYVETVVSRNAGIAKILVKLFKYYFDPSRQDESGSVTASLEKSLHAALDAVVSLDEDRILRNLFEVIQATLRTNYYQTDHENKPKPWLALKLNPSQIMDLPLPRPMYEIFVYSPRVEAVHLRAAKVARGGIRWSDRREDFRTEILGLMKAQQVKNAVIVPAGAKGGFVCKQLPENADREAVMNEVILCYQTFMRGLLDLTDNLQNNVVIHPKDVVRYDEEDPYLVVAADKGTASFSDIANAIAAEYNFWLGDAFASGGSVGYDHKKMGITARGAWESVRRHCRALGLNPDKDDFTVVGIGDMSGDVFGNGMLLSHHIKLVAAFNHMHIFIDPNPDAEKSFQERKRLFNLPRSTWQDYNASLISKGGGIFLRSQKSIALSNEIKKLLDINQDSIAPDGLIRAILKANVDLLWNGGIGTYVKASSERNADVGDRTNDNLRIDAKELRCRIVAEGGNLGLTQLGRVEYALNGGLIYTDFIDNSAGVDCSDHEVNCKILLNAVVAAGEMTFEQRNALLAEMTDEIAKLVLYDNYSQTRTISLAAMHAQQELEFHRRYIQELERHGKLDRALEFLPDEKALLERKALGKGLTSPEIAVLLAYTKMWVKAELLEKHSLEEDYLKRVLESAFPKPLRGRFSKFMQQHSLRREIIATKISNAMVNDMGITFVFRLKTEIGADIASIARAYAIAHHVFGFSELLGLAENLSDDVAPAVRYAIMRQFNRLIRRATRWFIYNYKEQLTDILGMVDRFRQSIVTLSKNLPNLLIGEEREHWERNVLGLIEAGITEDIAKRIANVDHEYALLDIIDAAQQNKLALQDVAELYFMVGEKFGFTWLRSQIMKITIETLWDNLARVILLDDLDTQQRHLTVIILKCVVDKQGNNETCLEQWETDNQDFIKRWEQFLADLRSTGELKLMMFSVVIRELVSMVDATNLPKVTN from the coding sequence ATGAACAACCTTACTAACCGTGTTTATAAATCGATCATAGATAAAATTTTGAGATTTGCACTACAAAAAGTGCCCAAAGAGCAATCTAAATTATTTACTGCTTTTGCCAAACAGTATTATGCCCATACTGATTTAGAAACATTGGAAAGTCGCTCCGCAGAAAATCTTGCGGCGGCACTGGCTTCTCACTGGAGGCTGATTTACCAACGTTTGCCTGGTCAAGCAAAGATTCGTGTCTATAATCCTAGTCTTGAAAAAGATGGTTGGGAAAGCAAATATAGTATTGTTCAAATCGTTGCCAAGGATAAGCCTTTCTTAGTGGATTCCACTCGGATGGAGATTAATCGGCAAGGCTTTAATATTTTTTTCAATATTCATTTTGGTAATATAAAGTTACGTCGCGATCAGCAAGGAAAAGTAATAGAGGTTTTACCCTATGATGCAATAGCAGACCAACAAACTGAAGCCTTAATTTACCTGGAAATTGATAAAGCAGCGAATACTGAAACTCTCAATAAGCTGGCTAAAAAGCTGGAAAAGGTATTAGAACAGGTTAGTTTAGTTGTAAACGATTGGCCCGAAATGCGGTCTAGAATGCAAAGTTGCTTAAAGGAATTGGAGCAAAATTCTCCCCCCTATGACCCAGAAGATGTTGCAGAATCTAAAGACTTTTTGGCTTGGTTGTTGAATGATCATTTTACCTTTTTAGGTTGCCGTGATTATGATTTGAGTAAAGATCACAAAACATTACGTATGATCAAAAAATCAGGCTTAGGTGTATTAAGGGATGAAACGAAAAGTAAAGAAGAAAAACCTTTAACAGAATTACCTCCCGAAGCCCGTCGTTTAGCTTTTTCTCCACAAGTATTGGTTATTTCTAAGACCAATAGTAAATCGAGAGTGCATCGATCGGTTTATGCTGACTATATTGGCGTTAAACGTTTTAATGAGCAGGGAGAGTTAATTGGAGAAAGACGTTTTATAGGCCTTTATACTTCGACTGTTTATCATAGTGATCCACGCAGCATTCCATTGATACGGCGTAAGATACAACTCATTTTACAAAATTCCAATTTACCTTTAAAAGGCCATGCCGGAAAAGCGTTACTCGATATTTTATCCAGTTTGCCTCGTGACGATCTATTTCAAGCCTCAGTCAAAGAACTGACGCAATTAGCGCTAGGTATTTTACATATACAAGAACAAAGAACGGTACGTTTGTTTGTTAGACAAGATAACTATCGGCGTTTTATTTCTTGTTTAGTTTATCTACCTAAAGAACAATTAAACACCGACCTGCAACGCCAGATGGAAAAGATTTTGGTTCGAGAATTTTCTGGCATTGAAATTGGTTTTTCGACATTGTTTGGAGATTCTAATCTAGCACGTATCCATTTTTTAATTCGTACTGATCCTAAAAAAGATTTAACCTATGAGGTTAAAAAGATTGAGGCGCAGTTGGTTGAAGTCGCTCGCTCTTGGAAAGAAGAATTACGTCAGGCGTTGATCGAATATTATGGCGAACAAGATGGCGCGCGTCTATTACAAAAATATATGTATGCTTTTCCTAGCGGATACCGCGATACATTCGCAGCAAACATAGCTGTACATGACATTGAACAATTAGAAAAAATCTCGTCTGAACATCCTTTGGAAATGAATTTTTACCCATCCGCAAATGAAAAGGGTGTTCCATTAAGATTTAAATTATTTCAGGCAGGAAAACCCATCATTTTGTCTGATGCTTTACCAGTCCTGGAAAATATGGGCCTACGCGTTATGGATGAATGGCCACAAGAAATTACCTTACCTGACGGTCGTCGCATTTGGATTAATGATTTTGGCGTAAAACCGGTTCATATTGATGACGTAGATGTTTCACAGGTAAAAGAAATTTTTCAAGAAGCGTTTAGCAAGATATGGTCTGGCGAAGTCGAAAACGATGGTTTTAATCGCTTAATATTAGCAGGTCAATTAACTTGGCGAGAGGTTTCTATATTAAGGGCTTATACCAAATATCTTCGTCAAATCAGTGTGCCATTTAGTCAAGCTTACGTGGAAACGGTCGTATCGCGTAATGCAGGTATTGCTAAAATTTTAGTTAAACTATTTAAATATTATTTTGATCCTAGTCGCCAAGATGAATCCGGTAGTGTAACAGCTAGTCTGGAAAAAAGTTTACATGCGGCGTTGGATGCAGTCGTTAGCCTAGATGAAGATCGCATTTTGCGGAACTTATTTGAAGTTATTCAAGCTACTTTGCGAACTAATTATTATCAAACTGATCATGAGAACAAACCTAAACCTTGGTTGGCACTTAAGTTAAATCCCAGTCAAATCATGGATTTACCATTGCCAAGGCCAATGTATGAAATTTTTGTGTATTCACCACGTGTCGAGGCAGTTCATTTAAGGGCTGCAAAGGTTGCTCGTGGTGGGATACGTTGGTCCGATCGTAGAGAAGATTTTCGGACCGAAATATTAGGTTTAATGAAGGCGCAGCAGGTAAAAAATGCGGTGATAGTTCCTGCAGGTGCTAAAGGTGGTTTTGTTTGTAAGCAACTACCAGAAAATGCTGATCGTGAAGCTGTGATGAATGAAGTGATCCTCTGCTATCAAACTTTCATGCGCGGCTTATTGGATTTGACCGATAATTTGCAAAATAATGTGGTTATACACCCTAAGGATGTGGTGCGATACGATGAAGAAGATCCATATTTGGTCGTTGCGGCTGATAAAGGGACGGCAAGTTTTTCAGATATTGCTAATGCTATCGCAGCTGAATATAACTTTTGGCTAGGAGATGCATTTGCATCGGGTGGCAGTGTTGGTTATGACCATAAAAAAATGGGGATTACTGCGCGCGGCGCATGGGAATCTGTTAGAAGACATTGCAGAGCATTAGGTTTAAATCCAGATAAAGATGATTTTACTGTGGTAGGTATTGGTGACATGTCAGGCGATGTTTTTGGTAATGGGATGTTACTCTCTCATCACATCAAGCTAGTCGCAGCATTTAACCATATGCATATATTTATCGATCCTAATCCAGATGCTGAAAAAAGCTTTCAAGAACGAAAACGTTTATTTAATTTACCTCGTTCTACCTGGCAGGATTATAATGCTAGTTTGATTTCTAAAGGCGGTGGTATTTTTTTACGCTCACAAAAATCGATCGCATTGTCTAATGAAATTAAAAAGTTATTGGATATTAATCAAGATTCCATTGCGCCCGACGGATTAATTCGTGCCATATTAAAAGCCAATGTAGATTTATTATGGAATGGTGGTATTGGCACTTATGTTAAGGCATCCAGCGAAAGAAATGCAGATGTCGGTGATAGAACTAATGATAATTTGCGTATTGATGCCAAAGAATTACGTTGTCGAATTGTAGCTGAAGGAGGCAATCTTGGTTTAACGCAGCTAGGTCGGGTTGAATATGCTTTAAATGGCGGATTAATTTATACGGACTTTATTGATAACTCGGCCGGTGTAGATTGTTCGGATCATGAAGTTAATTGTAAGATTTTATTGAATGCGGTGGTAGCTGCAGGTGAAATGACGTTTGAACAACGTAATGCTTTATTAGCAGAAATGACCGATGAAATTGCTAAACTAGTTCTTTATGATAATTACAGTCAAACGCGTACTATTAGTTTAGCGGCTATGCATGCGCAGCAAGAATTAGAATTTCATCGTCGTTATATTCAAGAATTAGAGCGACACGGTAAGTTAGATCGAGCATTAGAATTTCTTCCGGACGAAAAGGCCTTACTAGAAAGGAAGGCATTGGGTAAAGGCTTAACGAGCCCGGAAATTGCTGTATTACTCGCCTATACTAAAATGTGGGTAAAGGCTGAATTGCTTGAAAAACATTCGTTAGAAGAAGACTATTTAAAGCGTGTTTTGGAATCAGCATTTCCAAAACCCTTACGTGGCCGCTTTTCTAAATTTATGCAACAACATAGTCTACGTCGCGAAATTATTGCGACTAAGATTAGTAATGCCATGGTTAATGATATGGGCATTACGTTTGTTTTCCGTTTAAAGACCGAAATTGGTGCAGATATTGCTTCTATTGCGCGTGCTTATGCAATCGCACACCATGTGTTTGGTTTTTCTGAGTTGCTTGGATTGGCAGAAAACTTGAGCGATGATGTAGCACCTGCTGTTCGTTACGCAATTATGCGCCAATTTAATCGTTTAATAAGACGCGCAACTCGGTGGTTTATCTACAATTACAAAGAACAATTAACCGATATTTTAGGGATGGTCGATCGATTTAGGCAGTCGATAGTGACTTTGAGTAAAAACTTACCTAATTTACTTATTGGTGAAGAACGGGAGCACTGGGAAAGAAATGTTTTGGGACTTATCGAAGCCGGTATAACTGAAGATATAGCTAAACGTATTG
- the recO gene encoding DNA repair protein RecO: MSSTDQLQAAYILHTRPYRDTSLLIDAFTATQGRINLIAKGARGVRGKKSRFRGSLQAFVPLLLSWRGKTDLMNLLNAEPHPTFVPHLTGKLLVCGLYLNELLIRLLYRYDPYPHLFEAYQTALCSLSDNPAIALRWFEKKLLAELGYALYLDKDSQTNQALLPHQSYQFIPSQGLVVCLNKSLPKQSIFSGESLLAVHHESWDTPIHLLDAKRLFRLALNYLLEGKTIRSRELLMLS, from the coding sequence ATGTCAAGCACTGATCAACTTCAAGCTGCATATATTTTGCACACCCGTCCTTATCGAGACACTAGTTTATTAATAGACGCATTTACCGCCACACAAGGTAGAATAAATCTTATCGCCAAAGGCGCGCGTGGAGTACGTGGAAAAAAATCACGCTTCAGAGGATCATTACAAGCTTTTGTACCCCTGCTACTTTCCTGGCGCGGAAAAACTGATCTCATGAATTTACTCAATGCAGAACCTCATCCCACTTTTGTTCCTCATTTGACAGGTAAACTTTTAGTTTGCGGTCTCTATCTCAATGAACTATTAATCCGTTTGCTTTATCGTTACGATCCTTATCCGCATTTATTCGAAGCTTATCAAACGGCGCTATGCAGCTTATCTGACAATCCAGCCATTGCTTTACGTTGGTTTGAAAAAAAATTACTCGCTGAATTGGGTTATGCTTTATATCTGGATAAGGATAGTCAAACTAATCAAGCACTTTTACCCCATCAATCCTATCAGTTTATTCCGAGTCAAGGTTTGGTTGTCTGCTTAAATAAATCACTACCTAAACAATCGATATTTTCTGGCGAATCTCTTTTGGCGGTGCATCATGAATCATGGGATACTCCTATACACTTATTAGATGCAAAACGTTTATTTCGTCTTGCCCTAAACTATCTACTCGAAGGCAAAACTATTCGCAGTCGCGAGTTATTAATGCTGTCATAA